The genomic DNA TGCTCGAGACCGGCACACCGAAGGGCGACCGCACCGGCACCGGCACCCGCAGCGTGTTCGGCCATCAGCTGCGCTATGACCTGTCGGCCGGTTTTCCGCTGATCACCACCAAGAAGGTGCACCTGAAGTCGATCGTCTACGAGCTGCTGTGGTTCCTGCGCGGCGACTCCAACGTGCGCTGGCTGCGCGAGCACGGGGTGACGATCTGGGACGAATGGGCCGCGCCCGACGGCGAGCTGGGCCCGGTCTACGGCGTGCAGTGGCGCTCCTGGCCGACCCCCGACGGCAACCACATCGACCAGATCTCGCAAGTGCTGCACACCCTGCGCACCGACCCTGATTCCCGGCGCATGATCGTCTCGGCCTGGAACGTCGCCGAACTGGACAAGATGGCGCTGGCGCCGTGCCACGCCTTGTTCCAGTTCCACGTCGCCGACGGCAAGCTGTCCTGCCAGCTCTACCAGCGCAGCGCCGACCTGTTCCTCGGCGTGCCGTTCAACATCGCCGGCTACGCGCTGCTCACCCACCTGGTCGCCCAGCAGGTCGAGCTCGAGCCCGGCGAGTTCATCTGGACCGGCGGGGACTGCCACATCTACGACAACCACGTCGAGCAGGTCCGCGAGCAGCTCACCCGCGAGCCCTACCCGTTCCCCCGGCTGGAGCTGCGCCCGGCGCCTTCGCTGTTCGACTACGGCTACGAGGACATCTCCGTGACCGGCTATCGCCATCACCCGGCGATCAAGGCTCCGGTGGCGGTGTGAGCACGATCGTGTCCACCCGCACCATCGGCCTGATCTGGGCACAGAGCCCCGAGGGCGTCGTCGGGTTCGAGAACACCATCCCCTGGCGCGTGCCCGAGGACATGGCCAACTTCCGCACCGTCACCTGGGGGCACCCGGTGATCATGGGGCGCAAGACCTGGGATTCGCTGCCGCCGAAGTTCCGCCCGCTGGCCGGTCGCCGCAATATCGTGCTCACCCGGCAGCCGAACTGGTCCGCCCCCGGCGCCGAGCGCGCGAGTTCGCTGACCGAGGCGCTGGCGATGACCGAGCCGGAATCGGTATGGGTGGCCGGTGGCGCGGAGATCTATGCCACCGCAATGGATTTCGCGACGGAACTGCTGGTCACCGTGGTCCAGGTCAGCGTCCAGGGCGACGCGCACGCCCCGGTCATCGGCCCGGAATGGCGGCTGCTGGAATCCGAGCCCGAACGGGTCTCGGCCACCGGACTGCGCTTCCGGATCGATCGCTACGTGCGCCGGACCCGAACCTGAGCGGGACCGACACGCGAGCGGTCGCGGACGGGTCGGCAAAGCGGACACGCCCGACCGAACGGTCCGGCATACTCCAAGGACACCGGTGGCGCTGCCCCGTCGCCGGCCGATCTGGACGCGACCGCACCTCGCGAAAGGCACTCCCATGGACAAGAAGTCGCTGACCGCCCTGGCCCGCCAGCAGCTCAAGCTGGCCGCCACCGCGTCGAGCGGACGCAGTTCGCAGACCGTCTACGGTGGGCACACCCACTCGCTGCGTCAGACTGTCGTGGCCCTCACAGCGGGGCAGAGCCTGGCCGAGCACGACAACAGCGGCGATGCCACCATCCATGTCCTGTCCGGCACGTTGACGCTGATCAGCGGCGTCGACGAGTGGAAGGGATCTGCCGGTGACCTGATCGTGGTGCCCAAGGCCAGGCACAGCGTGAAGGCCGACGACGATGTGGCTTTCCTGCTGACTGTCGCGATATAGCCCTAGGCTGTCGGGCATGGGTGAGCCGCAGCCGATCCTCGAACCGCTCACGCCCGCCGCCATCTTCCTCGTCGCCACCATCGACGACGGCGGCGAGGCGACCGTACGCGACCTGCTCGCGGATCTGCCGGGGCTCCGCCGGTCGGTCGGGTTCCGGTTACCCGGGGCGAACCTCAGCTGCGTGGCATCGCTCGGCTCGCGGGCCTGGGATCGGCTGTTCACCGGGCCCCGCCCGGCCGAACTGCACGTGCTGCGCGAATTCGCCGGGAAGGTCCATCGCGCGCCGTCCACCCCGGGGGATCTGCTCTTCCACATCCGCGCCGAGGTCCAGGACGCCTGCTTCGAACTCGCGATGGCCATCGCCGACCGGCTGGCCGGGGCGGCCACCATCGTCGACGAGACCGTCGGCTTCCGGTACTTCGAACAGCGCGACCTGCTCGGCTTCGTCGACGGCACCGAGAATCCCGAAGGACGCGAAGCCGTCGAGCACACCCTGATCACCGAAGCCGACGACCCCGCCTTCGCCGGCGGCAGCTATGTGATCGTGCAGAAATACCTGCACCCGATGCGCGAGTGGCGGGCGCTGTCGGTGGAGGAGCAGGAACGGGTCATCGGGCGCACCAAGCTCGACGATTTCGAACTGCCCGACGAGGTGAAACCGGCCGATTCGCACGTGGCGGTGAACTCGGTGGTCGACGAGAACGGCGCCGAACGCAAGATCACCCGCGCCAACATGCCCTTCGGCAGCGTGCGCGACGGCGAGTTCGGCACCTACTACATCGCCTACGCCGCCACCCCCACGGTCACCGAGACCATGCTGTCGCGGATGTTCGAGGGCACCGAGGACGCCCCTTACGACCGCATTCTCGATTTCTCCACCGCGATCACCGGCACCCTGTTCTTCACCCCGCCGCTGGACTTCTTCGACGACCTGCCCGATCCGCCCGGCACCGCCGCGACCCAGCAGGCCGACACCCAGGCGCGCCCGCTCGGCGCCAACTCCGACGGCTCACTCGGTATCGGCACACTGAAAAGGAGCACCCCGTGAACAATCTGCATCGCGAACTCGCGCCGATCACCGCCGAGGCGTGGGCGGCCGTCGAGGAAGAAGCGACCCGTACCTTCAAACGCCACATCGCGGGCCGCCGGGTGGTCGACGTGTCCGGTCCGCACGGCGTGGACTACTCCGCGGTCGGGCTCGGCCGCGCCACCTCCATCGAGGCGCCCGACGACGGCGTGCAGGCCCGTCAGCGCCTTTTCGCCCCGATGATCGAACTGCGGGTGCCGTTCACGCTCTCGCGCGAGGAACTCGACAATGTGGAGCGCGGCGCCGAAGACGCCGACCTGGACCCGGTGAAGGAAGCCGCCCGGCGCATCGCCTTCGCCGAGGACCGCGCGATCTTCGAGGGCTACGCCGCCGCGGGTATCACCGGCATCCGCGCCGCCGCCTCCACCACTCCCCTCACCCTGCCCGCCGAGTCGCGCCTGGTCCCCGAGGCCATCGCCCGAGCGCTGACCGCACTGCGGCTGGCCGGCGTCGACGGCCCCTACTCCGTGCTGCTCAGCGCCGATCTCTACACCGAGGTCAGCGAGACCTCCGACCACGGCTACCCGATCCGTGTCCACATCGAGCGCATGTTCCCCGACGGGGAGATCATCTGGGCGCCCGCCATCGACGGCGCCTACGTCGTCACCACTCGCGGCGGCGACTTCGAACTCATCCTCGGCCAGGATCTGTCCATCGGTTATCTCTCCCACGACGCCGACACCGTCGAGCTGTACTTCCAGCAGACTCTGCAGTTCCGCGTCCACACCGCCGAAGCCGCTGTCGCCCTGCGTCGATGAGTGACCTGCCTCTGACACCTCGCGGCACCGAGGCGATCGACGGCGGACGCGATGCGGGCGGGACAGCCCCTCCGGCCGAGGGCACGGTCGCGCGGGGCCTCGGCAGCCGAGTTCACGCACGGTTCGGTCAGGCGGCCGGTGCGCGGCTCGGTCTGCCGACGCGCGATGAGGCTCCGCGCTACGCCGATCTGACGTAGCCGGTCCGGGCGCGGGCGACTCCGCAGGATCGCCGGGGCCGGACAAGCGCATCTCCCAGGCGGTCTGCCCCGGGCGCCCCCTGGATCCAGGCGCCCACTCGTCGTCTTCGCGGGTGCGCCCCGATGCTATGAGCTCGACGGACGTCCGATACGAGGCCGGGGCCGGGACGCGGTAGCGTGGCGCTCGAGAAGGCGGGAGGCTGATCGGATGGCGATGGTTCGGGCCGGTGTGGTGCCGGGGCGACGCACGGCGATCTACGGCGGGATCGGGTTCGCACTGGTGGTCGTGGTGACGCTGGCGATGGTGGCCGGGTTCGGCTGGGGCCGGGTGTTCACCGGGTTGCTGGCCGGGATCGTCGTGGGGGTGGCGGCGCTGGTGGCGTTGTACAAGCGCGACGCGGTGGTGCTGACAGAGGAGGCCATCGAGTTGCGTACCCCCTTGACGCACCAGGTCGTCAGATGGGATCGGGTGGTCGCGGCTCGGTTCGCGCTCGACGAGCGGGCGCGGTGGTCACTGGCGCTGGATCTCACCGGCGGGGACGAGGAGCACGGGGAACTGGTGCTGTTGTCGATTCCGCCGGTGCGGCAGCCGGTGTCGGGCGCCTACGATATGCGCAAGCGTGAGCAGGTGAACGAGGTCCGGGAGTTCCTGCGTCGCAAGCGGATCGCGGTGACGGTGTTGCCGGAGATTGCGGGCGCGCTGAGCGAGCACTGGAAGATCGCACCACCGACGCGCTGAGACGGCCCCCGGATGCCCGGCCGCGCTCGGCATCCGCGTGACGGGTCGGTGCCCACTCGTATACGTTGGTTCGCGTGTCGATGATGAAGGGCGCCAATGTAGCGGTGCCGATGTCCGCGGTCCGCATCGAGCTGGGGTGGCAATCGGGTCCGGGTGTGCCGGACGCCGACGCGTCCGCGTTGTTGCTGGTGAGCGGGAAAGTCCGCTCCGACAACGACTTCGTGTTCTACAACCAGCCCACGCATCCCTCGGGGGCAGTCCGGCACGAGGGCAAGCAGCAGGGGCCGACAGTCCTCGACGTGCTCTCGGTGCAGTTGTCCGCCGTCGAACCGCAGGTCGAGACGATCGTGATCGCGGCGTCCACCGACGGCGGCACCTTCGGACAGTTCCACGGACTCTACGTGCGCGTGCTCGACGCGGCGAGCGGCGCCGAAGTGGCCCGCTTCGACAGCACCGGCGCGACCACCGAGACCGCGTTCGTACTCGGCGAGCTCTACCGCCGCCAGGGCGCCTGGAAGTTCCGTGCCGTGGGCCAGGGCTACGACTCCGGATTGGCCGGACTGGCGACCGATTTCGGTATCTCGGTCGACGAGCCCGCTCCGGCCGCCGCCCCGCGGCAACAGCAGTTCACCCCACCGCCGCCTCCGCCGCCCCCGCCGACGCAGCAGTTCACGCCCCCACCTCCGCCGCAACAGCAGTACGCGCCGCCGCCCAACCAGCAGTTCGCGCCACCGCCGCAGCAGTTCGCGCCGCCCCCGCCGAACCAGCAGTTCGCCCCACCGCCCCCGCAGCAGTTCGCCCCACCGCCGAACCAGCAGCAGCAGTTCGCGCCACCGCCGCCCCCGCAGCAGCAGTTCGCGCCACCGCCGAACCAGCAGTTCGCGCCACCACCCGCCGGTGGCGGCGCGCCGGTGAACATGAGCAAGATCTCGCTGACCAAGGAATCGCCCTCGGTCTCGCTCACCAAGCAGGGCGCCACCGGCGGCACCATGCGGATCAACCTGAACTGGACCTCCCAGCACCAGCAGCGCGGCGGCCTGTTCGGCCGCAGGCGCGGCGGCGGTGGTCTGGACCTGGACCTGAGCTGCTTCTTCGAGCTGGCCGACGGCCGGATCGGCTCGGTGCGCGCGCTGGACCGTTCCTTCGGCGCGCTGGATCGCCCACCGTTCATCCGGCTCGACCAGGACGACCGCACCGGTTCCAGCGCCACCGGCGAGAACCTCGACATCAACTTGGATTTCGCTCGCGAGCTGCGACGCATCCTGGTGTTCACCTCGATCTACGACGGCGCCAACGATTTCCGCGGCGTGCACGCCACCGCGACGCTGTACCCGCTGAACTGCCCGCCCATCGAGATGACCCTCGACGGCTGCGTGGACGACTCCCGTGACGCCGTGCTCGCCCACATCGAGAACATCAACGGCGAACTCGTGGTCCGCCGCGAGGGCACCTTCATCCGCCCGCCCGCCGGGCGTCCGGGCGGCGGCATCATCGAGATCGCCCAGCGCTACCACTGGGACTTCGGTTTCAAGGCGGGTCGCGGCAAGGACTGACCGGCATGTCACGCAGAACGGCCGTGTCGAGAATCCTCGGCGCGGCCGTTCTCGTGCACCGACCCGGAGTCCGGAAGTGCGTGCGCCGATCGGTCGGCCGGTTCAGTCCGGACGCAGCCCGCGCAGCACGATCGCCAGACCGCCGCGGAATTCCTCCTCGGCCGACACCGTCGTCGCCGACCGGGCGGTCGCGACCAGGTTCGGGAATTCGTCGGCGGACATCGCGGCCAGAGCAGCTGTTCCCTGCCCGTCCAGCGCGGCGTAGTGGGCGTTGTGCAAGAAGCCGAACAGGAAGCCGACGATGGTGCGCTGGGCGATCACACGATCGGTACCGTCGAAACCCGCGTCCGTGAGCACGGCCAGCATGGCCTCCATCCACCGCAACCCACTGCGCGCGGACTGCCGGTGCGCGAGGAGCAGCGGCACGGTCTGCGGATGCGCGCCGACCGCCGCGCAGACGCGCTCGGCCAGCGTCTGGATACGCCGTGCCCACGGCAGGCCGGCGGGCAGCGCGACATCGACCACATCGAAAACGCTTTCCACCACGAGCACTTCGAGGCCCTCGCGATCGGGGACATAGCGGTACAGCGCCATTGTCGCCATGCCCAGTTCGCGGGCGACGGCGCGCATGGTGAGCGCGTTCAGCCCGTCGCGGTCGATCACCGTGAGCGCTGCGGCAGCGAGATCGTCGCCGGTCAGGGAACGAGGACGGGGCACGGATTGACAGCGTACAAGATACGCGCATACTGATTTTAGGCGTACTGCGTACACCAACAAAGGAGTCAGTCATGCCCCTCATCTCGACAGTGCCCCCACGGACGCTGACCAGCATCACCGGCGCCGACGTGCCCGTCCCCGCCCCCGACAGGCTCGTTCACCTCCAGTTCCGCCGCTTCGCGGGCTGCCCGGTCTGCACCCTGCACCTGCGCTCGATCGTCGCCCGCGGAGACGAGATCGAAGCCGCCGGAATCCGCGAAGTGGTCGTCTTCCATTCCGGCGCCGACACATTGCGCAGGTACGAAGCCGACCTGCCGCTGGACGTGATCGCCGACCCGCGGCGAGTCCTCTACCGCGAATTCGGCGTGGAGACCGCACCGCGCGCGGTTCTCGATCCACGGGCCTGGCCCGGCATCGTCCGCGCGGTCGCTCACGCCGCTGTCGCCACGGCGCGTGGGCGTCGCCCGGTCCCGCCGCTGCGTCCCGACGGCGGCAGCCTCGGCCTGCCCGCGGACTTCCTCGTCGCGCCGGACGGCCGCGTGCTCGCGGCGAAACACGGCGCCCACGCCGACGATCAGTGGTCGGTCGACGAACTGCTGTCCTTGCCACCGGTCACCCATCCGATGCGGTGATCAGGCACCCATTCGAGGCGTTCGGCACCGCGACGGGTTCGCCCTGCCAGCCAGTGACCGGCGGAACCGTCGGCCAAGCCATCGACGGGCAACCCGCAATGGCCGCCACGACGACTCAGCGCTTGCGCCCGGTCACCGAGAGATAGGAATCGACCAGCACGGGAGCGCCGGCCTCGAAGCGGGCGCACCTGTCGAGATATTCGTCCAGCCGGGCACTCGCCCGGCGCCACCGATCGCACGCCTCCAGTCGCGTTCGCATAGCCGCCAGCGCCCCCATCCACTCGGTGACCTGATCACCGAGGCCACGCCGACCATCCAGCGGCAGCCGCAACAGGCGGGACCGAACCTCGATCGCTACCAACCCAGCTTTCGCGGCCGCCCGCTCGGCGGCGTCGGGATCGCTCCACACGGTCGGAAAGGACGGAGGCGGTGCGTTCAACTCGTGTAGTCCAGATACCCGAACGGCTGGATTGCCGCTACAGTCAAATTTAACTAGAGTAGCGCTTCAGTCAACTAGGATCGAGGCATGACGGGAAAGAGCTCCGGCGTACGGGCGGCCAGAACAACAGCGAACCGAGCCAAGATGCTCGCGGCTGCGCGGGAACTGTTCACCACCCGCGGCTACACGCAGACCACGATGAAGGCCATCGCCGATCACGCGGGGATGGCGGTGCAGACGCTGTACTTCACCTTCGCCACCAAACGCGCGATCCTGTCCGAACTCCTCGACATCGAGATCGCCGGCGACACCGAGCCGGTCGCCACCATGGACCGGCCCTGGTTCGCGGCGGCGCTCGCGGCGGCGCCCACCGAGCAGATCCGGCTCCAGGTCGCCGCCGCGGCGACGATCTACGCCCGCGTCAGCCCGCTGCTCGAGGTGATCCGGTCGGCCGCGTCGGCCGACCCCGAACTCGCCGAACTCTGGCAGACCAACATCGCCCAGCGGCACCTGGTCCAGCTCCGCTTGGCCGAGGCCCTCGCCGCCAAGACACCGCTGCGCGCAGGTCTCACCGCCGCCCGCGCCGCCGACATCGCCCTCGCTGTGCTCGCCCCCGAGACCTACCGGCTCCTCGTCCACGAGCGCGGCTGGACCGGCGCGGAGTGGGAGTCCTGGGCCACCGACGCGCTCGCGTTGCAGCTGCTCCCGGCGAAATCGTCCCGCGAGGAAGCCGTCGCGACGCCCGGTTCGGAGGAGGTCCGATGAGGGTCCTGGTGCTGGGCGGGTACGGAGCCGTCGGCGCTCACCTCGTGCGGCAGCTGCGGTCGCACGACATCCCGGCGCTCGCGGCCGGACGCGACGCCGCGCGCGCGGACCGGGTGGTCGACGTGACCGTGCCGGACAGTGTCGACACCGCGCTGGCCGGGATCTCGATCGTGGTGAATTGCGCAGGGGTGGAGGACATCCGGCTTGCCGAGGAGTGCGCCCGCCGCGGCATCGTGTTCGTCGAGATCTCGGCGACCTCACCATACGTGCGGGCATTGGAGCACGTCGAAGGACCGGTGGTGCTCGGAGTCGGGTTGGCGCCCGGTCTGACCACCCTGCTCGCCGTCGACGCGCTCTCCCGCGACCCCGGCCCAGTCGACATCATGATCGGACTCGGTTCCGGCGAGCAGCACGGCCCCGCTGCCACGGCCTGGACCTACGGACTGCTGGGGCAGCGCTTCACCGACCCCGACGGCACCGACATCCGCAACTTCACCCGGCCCGCGCGCTTCACGATTCCCGAACAGGCCGGGTACAAGCCGTTTCCCGCGTTGCGTGCCGACTTCGCCGATCAACACCGGCTCACCCGCGAATTCGCGGTCCCCGTGCGCACCTATCTGAGACTGGACTCCCGTCTGGCCACCGCCGGGCTGGCCGCGCTCACGTGGGCACCGGCGCTGCGGGCGCTCGCCCCGCGGCACATGCCGGGCAGCGACAGGTGGGTGGTACTCGCCCGGCCTGCCGACGGACCACCGCGGTGGGCCACCGGCCGCGGACAGTCCCTGGCCACAGCCGCGGTCGCCGCGTGCACGGTCCGGGAGATCACGCGTCGCCGAATCGCCGGACCCACCTGGATCCACCAGTTGCTCGAGATCGATTCGCTGCGGCACGACCTGTCGGCGGCAGGCATCAGGCTCTGACCTCAGAGCCCGCCGAACAGCTCCGCTACCAGCCGAAGAGTTCGGCGAGTTCGATGGATTCGTCGTCCCAACGTCGCTCGATGCACTCACGCTCGGCGTCGGGCAGCTCCGGTGACCACCCGCACCGACGCCAGAAATCCTCTCGGCGCCCTTCGGACATCCGCCACGGTTCGCTCACGGCGACCCCTCCTCTTCGCAACCGCCTGTGGGAGCGATGGTGCCGGAGCCCGGACGGCGACACGCCGTTGCGAACGCGCGCGTACACAATGCCGGAAACGACAGTGGCCGCTGCCGGTCACCGGCAGCGGCCACTGTCGTTCGTGCGCGCTCTACTTCGCGTGAATCACCCGTACCGCGTCATCGGCCGCGTCGGAGCTCTCACCGGCGGCGAGGAACCAGTGGGTGACCTCGCCTTCGGTCAGGTCGTCGGCGACCGAACCGGTCGGCAGCACCGAGAGCGCGCCCGCGATGGAGGTCGCGAGGAACTCGTTCAGCGCGGCCCGCCCGGTGTCGGCGGTGGTGTAGGTCGTCGACTCGTAGTCGATGTCCTCGCTGCGGCGCAGGCTGTCGCCGAGATCGAGCGCCTGCTCCTGGCTCAGCGGCACCGCGACGCCGTCGATCAGCTCCACGAAGGCCGGGTGCTCCTCGCCGAGCGGGCGGACCCGGTCGGCGTAGGACACCGGATGGCCCGCCGCGGCCGCGATCTCGTCACGCACCGACTGCTCGGCCAGGGACACCCAGGTGATTCCGGCGTCCTCGCGGGCCTCGCGGGTGACCCCGAAGCGAGCTCCCGCCGAGGCCAGTGCCGCCGCGTCGAGTCCGGCGGCGAACAGCACCGCCGCACCGGCCTTCTGAGCCGCCCAGACCGCGACCACCGAGTCCACCGACCGGGGCAGCGCCACCGCGACCACGTCGCCCGGGCCGACACCGCGCCCGATGAGCACCCGCGCGAGCTGCGAGGAGCGCCGGTCCAGCACGTGGTAGGCGATCTCGTTGTCGCCGTCGAGCAGCGCCGGAGCCTCCGGATCGGCTTCGACGACCTCGGCGAGTACCTTCGCGACGGTCCTGGCACCGAGGCGACCGGCCTCGGCGGCCTGGGCCGCACCCGGATCACCCA from Nocardia higoensis includes the following:
- a CDS encoding thymidylate synthase, whose translation is METDTEVPPNRQYEDLLRLVLETGTPKGDRTGTGTRSVFGHQLRYDLSAGFPLITTKKVHLKSIVYELLWFLRGDSNVRWLREHGVTIWDEWAAPDGELGPVYGVQWRSWPTPDGNHIDQISQVLHTLRTDPDSRRMIVSAWNVAELDKMALAPCHALFQFHVADGKLSCQLYQRSADLFLGVPFNIAGYALLTHLVAQQVELEPGEFIWTGGDCHIYDNHVEQVREQLTREPYPFPRLELRPAPSLFDYGYEDISVTGYRHHPAIKAPVAV
- a CDS encoding dihydrofolate reductase, giving the protein MSTRTIGLIWAQSPEGVVGFENTIPWRVPEDMANFRTVTWGHPVIMGRKTWDSLPPKFRPLAGRRNIVLTRQPNWSAPGAERASSLTEALAMTEPESVWVAGGAEIYATAMDFATELLVTVVQVSVQGDAHAPVIGPEWRLLESEPERVSATGLRFRIDRYVRRTRT
- a CDS encoding cupin domain-containing protein — its product is MDKKSLTALARQQLKLAATASSGRSSQTVYGGHTHSLRQTVVALTAGQSLAEHDNSGDATIHVLSGTLTLISGVDEWKGSAGDLIVVPKARHSVKADDDVAFLLTVAI
- a CDS encoding Dyp-type peroxidase gives rise to the protein MGEPQPILEPLTPAAIFLVATIDDGGEATVRDLLADLPGLRRSVGFRLPGANLSCVASLGSRAWDRLFTGPRPAELHVLREFAGKVHRAPSTPGDLLFHIRAEVQDACFELAMAIADRLAGAATIVDETVGFRYFEQRDLLGFVDGTENPEGREAVEHTLITEADDPAFAGGSYVIVQKYLHPMREWRALSVEEQERVIGRTKLDDFELPDEVKPADSHVAVNSVVDENGAERKITRANMPFGSVRDGEFGTYYIAYAATPTVTETMLSRMFEGTEDAPYDRILDFSTAITGTLFFTPPLDFFDDLPDPPGTAATQQADTQARPLGANSDGSLGIGTLKRSTP
- a CDS encoding family 1 encapsulin nanocompartment shell protein; translation: MNNLHRELAPITAEAWAAVEEEATRTFKRHIAGRRVVDVSGPHGVDYSAVGLGRATSIEAPDDGVQARQRLFAPMIELRVPFTLSREELDNVERGAEDADLDPVKEAARRIAFAEDRAIFEGYAAAGITGIRAAASTTPLTLPAESRLVPEAIARALTALRLAGVDGPYSVLLSADLYTEVSETSDHGYPIRVHIERMFPDGEIIWAPAIDGAYVVTTRGGDFELILGQDLSIGYLSHDADTVELYFQQTLQFRVHTAEAAVALRR
- a CDS encoding PH domain-containing protein, producing the protein MAMVRAGVVPGRRTAIYGGIGFALVVVVTLAMVAGFGWGRVFTGLLAGIVVGVAALVALYKRDAVVLTEEAIELRTPLTHQVVRWDRVVAARFALDERARWSLALDLTGGDEEHGELVLLSIPPVRQPVSGAYDMRKREQVNEVREFLRRKRIAVTVLPEIAGALSEHWKIAPPTR
- a CDS encoding TerD family protein, whose product is MMKGANVAVPMSAVRIELGWQSGPGVPDADASALLLVSGKVRSDNDFVFYNQPTHPSGAVRHEGKQQGPTVLDVLSVQLSAVEPQVETIVIAASTDGGTFGQFHGLYVRVLDAASGAEVARFDSTGATTETAFVLGELYRRQGAWKFRAVGQGYDSGLAGLATDFGISVDEPAPAAAPRQQQFTPPPPPPPPPTQQFTPPPPPQQQYAPPPNQQFAPPPQQFAPPPPNQQFAPPPPQQFAPPPNQQQQFAPPPPPQQQFAPPPNQQFAPPPAGGGAPVNMSKISLTKESPSVSLTKQGATGGTMRINLNWTSQHQQRGGLFGRRRGGGGLDLDLSCFFELADGRIGSVRALDRSFGALDRPPFIRLDQDDRTGSSATGENLDINLDFARELRRILVFTSIYDGANDFRGVHATATLYPLNCPPIEMTLDGCVDDSRDAVLAHIENINGELVVRREGTFIRPPAGRPGGGIIEIAQRYHWDFGFKAGRGKD
- a CDS encoding TetR/AcrR family transcriptional regulator, which gives rise to MPRPRSLTGDDLAAAALTVIDRDGLNALTMRAVARELGMATMALYRYVPDREGLEVLVVESVFDVVDVALPAGLPWARRIQTLAERVCAAVGAHPQTVPLLLAHRQSARSGLRWMEAMLAVLTDAGFDGTDRVIAQRTIVGFLFGFLHNAHYAALDGQGTAALAAMSADEFPNLVATARSATTVSAEEEFRGGLAIVLRGLRPD
- a CDS encoding peroxiredoxin-like family protein; translation: MPLISTVPPRTLTSITGADVPVPAPDRLVHLQFRRFAGCPVCTLHLRSIVARGDEIEAAGIREVVVFHSGADTLRRYEADLPLDVIADPRRVLYREFGVETAPRAVLDPRAWPGIVRAVAHAAVATARGRRPVPPLRPDGGSLGLPADFLVAPDGRVLAAKHGAHADDQWSVDELLSLPPVTHPMR
- a CDS encoding TetR/AcrR family transcriptional regulator, which gives rise to MTGKSSGVRAARTTANRAKMLAAARELFTTRGYTQTTMKAIADHAGMAVQTLYFTFATKRAILSELLDIEIAGDTEPVATMDRPWFAAALAAAPTEQIRLQVAAAATIYARVSPLLEVIRSAASADPELAELWQTNIAQRHLVQLRLAEALAAKTPLRAGLTAARAADIALAVLAPETYRLLVHERGWTGAEWESWATDALALQLLPAKSSREEAVATPGSEEVR
- a CDS encoding NAD-dependent epimerase/dehydratase family protein; translation: MRVLVLGGYGAVGAHLVRQLRSHDIPALAAGRDAARADRVVDVTVPDSVDTALAGISIVVNCAGVEDIRLAEECARRGIVFVEISATSPYVRALEHVEGPVVLGVGLAPGLTTLLAVDALSRDPGPVDIMIGLGSGEQHGPAATAWTYGLLGQRFTDPDGTDIRNFTRPARFTIPEQAGYKPFPALRADFADQHRLTREFAVPVRTYLRLDSRLATAGLAALTWAPALRALAPRHMPGSDRWVVLARPADGPPRWATGRGQSLATAAVAACTVREITRRRIAGPTWIHQLLEIDSLRHDLSAAGIRL